One window of the Gammaproteobacteria bacterium genome contains the following:
- a CDS encoding response regulator — protein sequence MTGHPDALGIEERVSQLCNAILRINASLDLATVLQEVVDSARALTGARHGLIATVDDAGEPESWVASGLTREQLRQLEEWEDALRVFERFRDLPDAVRIGDLPTWLRSCGFLPVAIASRTLQATPIRHRGIYAGSVFLVGKDGDREFTREDEEVLVLLASQAATAIANARTFREEQRARTKFLGIVTHELRAPLAAIKGSSTTVLGASTRFSSAEMLQFFRIIDEQADNMSVLMGDLLDAGRIATGTLSISPEASDVGALIDRARNTFLGAGGQQGVRVDVPPDLPSVLVDRKRIVQVLGNLLSNAAKHSQASSPIEVSARRDGVHVAISVSDYGKGIPPERLARLFSRRAGAGDGRRGVATGLGLAICNGLVEAHGGRIRAESGGEDRGARFTFTVPIAEEAGGDVTAPESYARQRSHRGGKPTRILVVDDDPQALFFVRDALTTAGYAVLETGEPRELSSIIRAERPHLVLLDLMFPGTDGIKLMEQVPDLADLPVIFISAYARDETIAKAFEAGAADYIVKPFSATELTARIRAALRRRAEPASFVLRELAIDYDARRVTFGGEPLELTATEYELLRVLSTNPGRVLTYRALLRLAWGTRYRGSANPRLVHAVVRRLREKLGEDGARPAYIINERRVGYRMPAPGDRPRGPA from the coding sequence GTGACAGGCCACCCGGACGCGCTGGGAATCGAGGAGCGCGTTTCGCAACTCTGCAACGCGATCCTGCGCATCAATGCGAGCCTGGACCTTGCAACCGTCCTGCAGGAAGTCGTCGACAGCGCCCGAGCCCTGACCGGTGCCCGCCATGGCCTGATCGCCACCGTCGACGATGCGGGCGAACCCGAATCCTGGGTCGCCTCCGGGCTGACGCGGGAGCAGTTGCGGCAGCTCGAGGAATGGGAAGATGCGCTCCGGGTCTTCGAGCGTTTCCGCGATCTTCCGGATGCGGTGCGGATCGGGGATCTGCCGACCTGGCTCCGGTCGTGCGGTTTCCTGCCCGTCGCCATTGCATCCCGGACGCTGCAGGCCACGCCGATCCGTCATCGGGGCATCTACGCCGGCAGTGTCTTTCTCGTCGGAAAGGACGGAGACCGCGAGTTCACCCGCGAGGACGAGGAGGTTCTCGTGCTGCTGGCGTCGCAGGCAGCGACGGCGATCGCCAATGCCCGCACCTTCCGCGAGGAGCAGCGTGCGCGCACGAAGTTCCTGGGGATCGTGACGCACGAGTTGCGCGCGCCGCTGGCCGCCATCAAGGGCTCGTCAACCACGGTGCTCGGGGCGTCCACGCGCTTCTCTTCCGCCGAGATGCTGCAGTTCTTCCGGATCATCGACGAGCAGGCCGACAACATGAGCGTCCTCATGGGCGATCTGCTCGATGCGGGGCGGATCGCGACGGGCACCCTGTCAATCTCGCCCGAAGCCTCGGACGTCGGAGCGCTGATCGACCGGGCGAGGAACACGTTCCTGGGCGCCGGCGGCCAGCAGGGCGTGCGCGTCGACGTTCCTCCGGACCTGCCGAGCGTGCTGGTGGACCGGAAGCGCATCGTGCAGGTCCTGGGCAACCTCCTCTCCAATGCGGCAAAACACTCTCAGGCATCGTCCCCGATAGAGGTGAGCGCCCGGCGGGACGGCGTGCACGTCGCGATCTCGGTCTCGGACTATGGCAAGGGCATCCCGCCCGAACGGCTCGCGCGATTGTTCTCCCGGCGGGCCGGTGCGGGCGACGGAAGGCGGGGTGTGGCGACGGGCCTGGGGCTCGCCATCTGCAATGGGCTGGTGGAGGCGCACGGAGGGCGCATCCGGGCGGAGAGCGGAGGCGAGGACCGGGGCGCCCGGTTCACGTTCACCGTCCCCATCGCCGAGGAGGCCGGCGGCGACGTGACGGCGCCGGAATCCTACGCGCGGCAACGCTCCCATCGAGGCGGGAAGCCGACGCGCATCCTGGTGGTGGACGACGACCCGCAGGCGCTGTTCTTCGTCCGCGATGCGCTCACCACGGCAGGGTACGCCGTGCTCGAGACGGGCGAGCCGCGGGAACTGTCGAGCATCATTCGCGCGGAGCGGCCGCACCTGGTCCTGCTCGATCTGATGTTTCCCGGGACCGACGGCATCAAGCTGATGGAACAGGTTCCGGACCTGGCCGATCTGCCGGTCATCTTCATCTCCGCCTACGCGCGGGACGAAACGATCGCGAAGGCTTTCGAAGCCGGGGCCGCCGACTACATCGTCAAGCCGTTCTCGGCGACGGAATTGACGGCGAGGATCCGGGCGGCGTTGCGCAGGCGCGCCGAGCCCGCATCCTTCGTGCTGCGAGAGCTGGCCATCGACTATGATGCGCGCCGGGTGACCTTCGGCGGCGAGCCGCTGGAGCTGACAGCCACCGAGTACGAGCTGCTGCGCGTGCTCTCGACCAACCCCGGACGAGTGCTGACCTACCGCGCGCTCCTGCGCCTCGCCTGGGGCACCCGCTATCGGGGCTCCGCCAACCCGAGGCTGGTGCACGCCGTCGTGAGGAGGCTGCGCGAGAAACTGGGCGAGGACGGGGCTCGGCCGGCTTACATCATCAACGAGCGAAGAGTGGGCTACCGGATGCCGGCACCGGGCGACCGCCCCAGGGGGCCCGCCTAG